Proteins from a genomic interval of Leifsonia shinshuensis:
- a CDS encoding SRPBCC family protein — translation MADKAPQSLADRLPLSELMDSTVRYGKSLLGSGLRKASEKVEDMTGKLGDFASGESSTVAGKATKAGVEAAAKGENPAKAAVGGAVSGVKDKIKDAFTGGGGSGSKNQKLVNIVEEIDVGVPITVAYNQWTEFNDWSDFMKKVENSDHDDKDERKVHFKGQVFLSHRTWDATIKEMVPDDRIVWKSTGQKGHLDGAVTFHPLAPRLTRIIAVVEYYPQGLFEKTAQIWRAVGRRVRVELKRYVRHVMTTTMLDPDSVEGWRGEIRDEEIVRTHDEVVEQEQAEREDQGSDEDQGSDEDQGSDEDQGADEDQGSDEYDDEPSDEEEPADDEEEPADDEYEEGDGDEPADDEYDGDEYEEEPDSEEEEPADEDEEPADEADEPADDEGEQPDEEDEPLDEDEEYDDADEREPARR, via the coding sequence ATGGCTGACAAAGCCCCCCAGTCGTTGGCGGACAGACTGCCGCTCAGCGAGCTGATGGACAGCACGGTCCGCTACGGGAAGTCGCTCCTCGGGAGCGGCCTCCGCAAGGCCTCCGAGAAGGTCGAGGACATGACAGGCAAACTGGGCGACTTCGCCAGCGGCGAGTCGTCGACCGTGGCCGGCAAGGCCACCAAGGCCGGTGTCGAGGCGGCCGCCAAGGGCGAGAACCCCGCCAAGGCGGCCGTCGGCGGTGCGGTCTCCGGCGTCAAGGACAAGATCAAGGACGCGTTCACCGGCGGTGGCGGGTCCGGGAGCAAGAACCAGAAGCTGGTGAACATCGTCGAGGAGATCGACGTCGGCGTTCCGATCACGGTCGCCTACAACCAGTGGACCGAGTTCAACGACTGGTCCGACTTCATGAAGAAGGTCGAGAACTCCGACCACGACGACAAGGACGAGCGGAAGGTCCACTTCAAGGGACAGGTCTTCCTCTCGCACCGCACGTGGGACGCGACGATCAAGGAGATGGTGCCGGACGATCGCATCGTCTGGAAGTCCACGGGGCAGAAGGGCCATCTCGACGGCGCCGTGACGTTCCACCCGCTCGCTCCCCGGCTGACCAGGATCATCGCGGTCGTGGAGTACTACCCGCAAGGGCTCTTCGAGAAGACCGCGCAGATCTGGCGCGCGGTCGGACGGCGTGTGCGCGTCGAGCTGAAGCGCTACGTGCGGCACGTGATGACGACCACGATGCTCGACCCGGACAGCGTCGAAGGCTGGCGCGGCGAGATCCGCGACGAGGAGATCGTCCGCACGCACGACGAGGTCGTGGAGCAGGAGCAGGCCGAGCGCGAGGACCAGGGTTCCGACGAGGACCAGGGTTCCGACGAGGACCAGGGTTCCGACGAGGACCAGGGTGCCGACGAGGACCAGGGCTCCGACGAGTACGACGACGAGCCCTCGGACGAGGAGGAGCCCGCCGACGACGAGGAGGAGCCCGCCGACGACGAGTACGAGGAAGGCGACGGCGACGAGCCGGCGGACGACGAGTACGACGGCGACGAGTACGAGGAGGAGCCCGACTCCGAGGAGGAGGAGCCCGCCGACGAGGACGAGGAGCCCGCCGACGAGGCGGACGAGCCCGCCGACGACGAGGGCGAACAGCCCGACGAGGAAGACGAGCCTCTCGACGAGGACGAAGAGTACGACGACGCCGACGAGCGCGAGCCGGCGAGAAGGTAG
- the gvpJ gene encoding gas vesicle protein GvpJ, which produces MSMTTQSRGGYLERPQSSSLADVIEVILDKGLVIDAYVRVSLVGIEVLTIDARIVIASVDTYLRFAEATNRLDLTKQGGKDLPGLIEGMSESGARGKTSGAISGVKNALTGNKDDDDRNGDDDDDKSGERRPARRRTASRSE; this is translated from the coding sequence ATGAGCATGACGACGCAATCCCGTGGTGGCTATCTCGAGCGCCCCCAGTCGAGTTCCCTGGCGGACGTGATCGAGGTGATCCTCGACAAGGGCCTGGTGATCGACGCGTACGTGCGGGTCTCGCTGGTCGGGATCGAGGTGCTGACCATCGACGCTCGGATCGTGATCGCGAGTGTCGACACGTATCTGCGGTTCGCCGAGGCGACGAACCGGCTCGACTTGACCAAGCAGGGCGGGAAGGATCTGCCCGGTCTGATCGAGGGGATGTCCGAGAGCGGAGCCAGAGGCAAGACCAGCGGAGCGATCTCCGGCGTCAAGAACGCGCTCACGGGCAACAAGGACGACGACGACCGCAACGGCGACGATGACGACGACAAGAGTGGCGAGCGCCGGCCCGCCCGTCGCCGGACGGCGAGCCGCAGCGAATGA
- a CDS encoding GvpL/GvpF family gas vesicle protein gives MTVTVADQYVYGIVRAGTPAPTLPGVDGEAVGLLTSGEVAVLVTPVAVPGELATPENLLAHSRILDQVAAEHAVLPMAFGTVVPDPDAILNDVLPRMHDEYLAGLQRIEGAAQFTVSARYVEDAVLAEVIDEDPDIARLREATKGRSEDEAHYELIELGRLVSDALARKAAVDARAIAERLTPVTRESLVRDSSRSEDVVEFVALVDREAQPGFERAVESLAAESAGRILFRLLGPQAPYDFVGEV, from the coding sequence ATGACCGTCACCGTGGCCGACCAGTATGTCTACGGCATCGTCCGTGCCGGGACGCCGGCTCCCACTCTCCCGGGGGTCGACGGTGAAGCGGTCGGCCTCCTGACCTCCGGCGAGGTGGCGGTGCTCGTCACCCCCGTCGCGGTCCCCGGCGAGCTGGCGACGCCGGAGAACCTTCTGGCGCACAGCCGGATCCTGGACCAGGTGGCGGCGGAGCACGCCGTGCTCCCGATGGCGTTCGGAACGGTCGTCCCGGACCCGGACGCCATCCTGAACGACGTCCTGCCGCGCATGCACGACGAGTACCTCGCCGGGTTGCAGCGGATCGAGGGCGCCGCCCAGTTCACCGTGAGCGCGCGCTACGTCGAGGACGCGGTGCTCGCCGAGGTGATCGACGAGGATCCGGACATCGCGCGCCTGCGCGAGGCGACCAAAGGCCGCAGCGAGGACGAGGCGCACTACGAGCTGATCGAGCTGGGGCGCCTGGTCTCCGACGCCCTGGCGCGCAAGGCCGCCGTGGACGCGCGCGCCATCGCCGAGCGTCTGACGCCGGTGACGCGCGAATCGCTGGTGCGCGACTCGAGCCGGTCGGAGGACGTGGTCGAGTTCGTCGCGCTGGTCGATCGCGAGGCGCAGCCCGGGTTCGAGCGCGCGGTCGAGAGTCTGGCGGCCGAGAGCGCGGGCAGGATCCTCTTCCGCCTGCTGGGTCCGCAGGCGCCCTACGACTTCGTGGGGGAGGTGTGA
- a CDS encoding gas vesicle protein GvpG — MASLLSLLGLPLAPIRGTTWIAERVLEEAERQYYDPGAIRRQLEEVGDARDAGRISEEDARAIERELVARLIESTRRPRREN; from the coding sequence ATGGCCTCGTTGCTCAGTCTGCTCGGCCTGCCGCTGGCGCCGATCCGGGGGACCACCTGGATCGCGGAACGCGTGCTGGAGGAGGCCGAGCGGCAGTACTACGACCCTGGCGCGATCCGCCGGCAGCTCGAAGAGGTCGGTGACGCGCGAGACGCCGGGAGGATCTCCGAGGAGGACGCGCGCGCGATCGAGCGGGAGCTCGTCGCCAGGCTGATCGAATCCACGAGGCGTCCGCGCCGGGAGAACTAG
- the gvpO gene encoding gas vesicle protein GvpO — MRQLQELTRHEVEGVVGVEKGDDGGWTVTVEVVESRRIPDTADVLAEYEVGVDDRGDLTSYSRRSRYVRGRTARE, encoded by the coding sequence ATGCGGCAGTTGCAGGAGCTGACCCGGCACGAGGTCGAAGGCGTCGTCGGCGTCGAGAAGGGCGACGACGGCGGCTGGACCGTGACTGTCGAGGTCGTCGAGAGCCGGCGCATCCCGGACACCGCGGACGTCCTCGCCGAGTACGAGGTCGGCGTGGACGATCGCGGCGACCTCACGAGCTATTCGCGCCGGTCCCGGTATGTGCGGGGCCGGACCGCCCGCGAATGA
- the gvpJ gene encoding gas vesicle protein, with amino-acid sequence MSNDDLGAMTPARGQAMQREQPVQRGQAMQPQKSGDGTLSHVIETLLDKGLVINADITVSVAGVDLLGIRIRAALASLETAARYGLDFPSGTDRDSAAFQDAVEQKETCPACGKKAPLSQLLDEFCPWCGWQSAQALSKQSGSSQSGSSQSGSKQSGSGG; translated from the coding sequence ATGAGCAACGACGACCTCGGCGCCATGACGCCGGCACGCGGGCAGGCCATGCAACGCGAGCAGCCCGTGCAACGCGGGCAGGCCATGCAACCGCAGAAGTCGGGCGACGGCACGCTCTCGCACGTCATCGAGACCCTGCTGGACAAGGGCCTCGTCATCAACGCCGACATCACGGTCTCGGTGGCGGGCGTCGACCTCCTGGGGATCCGGATCCGGGCCGCGTTGGCGTCCCTCGAGACCGCGGCGCGCTACGGCCTGGACTTCCCCTCCGGCACCGACCGTGACTCCGCGGCCTTCCAGGATGCGGTCGAGCAGAAGGAGACCTGCCCGGCCTGCGGCAAGAAGGCGCCCCTGAGCCAGCTGCTCGACGAGTTCTGCCCCTGGTGCGGCTGGCAGAGCGCGCAGGCCCTTTCGAAACAGTCCGGATCGAGCCAGTCCGGATCGAGCCAGTCCGGATCGAAACAGTCCGGATCGGGAGGCTGA
- a CDS encoding gas vesicle protein GvpJ, translated as MQPTRDQKATLGALVDVLLDKGVYLNLDLIITVADVPLIGVNLRATIAGMETMLRYGLMTEWDDRVRAEARRDGSPAAEPFAGELWLLEPRASAPVWREGAAAYDGTNGFAWKAAQDSRPAVRLRPDEITGVRTEEGHGPAGGAELLVIESPDATVRLAGDRVREWAAVLHGTSREVRDGAERR; from the coding sequence GTGCAGCCGACGCGTGACCAGAAGGCGACCCTGGGTGCTCTGGTCGATGTGCTGCTCGACAAGGGCGTCTATCTGAACCTCGACCTCATCATCACCGTGGCCGACGTCCCGCTGATCGGCGTTAACCTGCGGGCGACGATCGCGGGCATGGAGACCATGCTCCGCTACGGGCTGATGACGGAATGGGACGACCGTGTCCGGGCCGAGGCACGCCGGGACGGATCGCCCGCGGCGGAACCGTTCGCCGGAGAGCTCTGGCTGCTGGAGCCCCGGGCGTCGGCCCCGGTCTGGCGCGAGGGCGCCGCCGCGTACGACGGCACGAACGGGTTCGCCTGGAAGGCGGCGCAGGACAGCCGACCCGCTGTCCGGCTGCGGCCCGACGAGATCACCGGCGTCCGCACGGAGGAGGGGCACGGCCCGGCCGGTGGCGCGGAGCTGCTGGTGATCGAATCACCTGACGCGACGGTGCGCCTCGCCGGCGACCGGGTGCGGGAGTGGGCGGCGGTCCTCCACGGGACGAGCAGGGAGGTGCGCGATGGCGCTGAACGTCGATGA
- a CDS encoding gas vesicle protein K, which yields MALNVDEDSLKNGVLTLVVTLVEVIQQALETQALRRLEGGSLTEEEQNRLGEALLELDRAMEQLKNDNGITESVAELHSSLDDVVDDLVRRLVDPESGDGEPGRGLPWKR from the coding sequence ATGGCGCTGAACGTCGATGAGGACAGCCTCAAGAACGGCGTGCTGACGCTGGTCGTGACCCTGGTCGAGGTGATCCAGCAGGCTCTGGAGACGCAGGCCCTGCGGCGCCTGGAGGGCGGCTCCCTCACGGAGGAGGAGCAGAACCGGCTCGGGGAGGCCCTGCTCGAGCTCGACCGGGCGATGGAGCAGCTGAAGAACGACAACGGGATCACGGAGTCGGTCGCGGAGCTGCACTCGTCCCTCGACGACGTCGTCGACGATCTCGTCCGCCGGCTCGTCGACCCGGAGAGCGGCGACGGCGAGCCGGGCAGAGGGCTCCCGTGGAAGCGGTGA
- a CDS encoding GvpL/GvpF family gas vesicle protein, protein MEAVTEVGAAGLYLYAIVPEPETPPALGAGVGGAPLRLVSAGGVAAVVHDGPTAPLTGPDEEVTEWILQHSAVVERVWALGGTALPAGFNVIVAPADGESAEERLRGWLTASAGAFAARLRALSGLVELRVEIDLDQEVAARSDPEATQLRDSLGERPPGVRRLLERKLDELERDAAERRADELYRDARRRLAEHSVDLAENRRAHAPRGFVTVLNMAVLAERDAVEPIGSVLADVREEQPGVRVSFIGPWPPYSFTGALDVAEAGGSL, encoded by the coding sequence GTGGAAGCGGTGACGGAGGTCGGGGCCGCCGGGCTCTACCTGTACGCGATCGTGCCGGAGCCCGAGACCCCACCGGCGCTCGGAGCCGGTGTCGGCGGCGCGCCGCTCCGGCTGGTCTCCGCGGGCGGCGTCGCCGCGGTGGTCCACGACGGCCCGACCGCGCCGCTCACCGGGCCCGACGAGGAGGTCACCGAATGGATCCTCCAGCACAGCGCGGTCGTGGAGCGGGTGTGGGCCCTCGGCGGCACCGCGCTGCCCGCCGGTTTCAACGTGATCGTGGCGCCGGCCGACGGCGAGTCCGCCGAGGAGCGCCTGCGCGGCTGGCTGACCGCCTCCGCCGGAGCCTTCGCGGCCAGGCTGCGTGCCCTCTCCGGGCTCGTCGAACTGCGCGTCGAGATCGACCTCGACCAAGAGGTGGCGGCGCGGTCGGACCCGGAAGCGACGCAGCTGCGGGACTCCCTGGGCGAACGGCCTCCCGGGGTCCGTCGGCTGCTGGAGCGGAAGCTCGACGAGCTCGAACGGGACGCGGCGGAGCGAAGGGCGGACGAGCTGTATCGGGATGCCCGGCGGCGCCTCGCCGAGCACAGCGTGGACCTCGCCGAGAACCGGCGCGCCCATGCTCCGCGGGGGTTCGTCACCGTGCTCAACATGGCCGTCCTCGCCGAGCGCGACGCGGTGGAGCCCATCGGGTCGGTGCTCGCCGATGTTCGCGAGGAGCAGCCGGGAGTGCGGGTGAGTTTCATCGGACCGTGGCCGCCGTACTCGTTCACCGGCGCGCTCGACGTCGCGGAGGCCGGCGGATCGCTCTGA